A genomic segment from Peromyscus maniculatus bairdii isolate BWxNUB_F1_BW_parent chromosome 11, HU_Pman_BW_mat_3.1, whole genome shotgun sequence encodes:
- the LOC121821425 gene encoding endogenous retrovirus group K member 13-1 Env polyprotein-like, with the protein MSPFAILYSGTTGTLNIIPNGSIYDISCKDCYLTNCLNSITNPKTFVILRQPSHVLLPVNLSSPWYEDPALFALEHIADSLSRPKRFVAAIFLGIAALIAIITTVAASATALTQQIHTAHHVNSLSKNVSMALITQEGIDQGLTDRINVLEEAILYMGNQTQNIKTHLTASCHADYKWICVTPLPFNGSDMSWDQVQAHLRSVWNSSQLGINIGTLHYQISAISHSRFQVSSAAEVASYFANSVKDFVYNNSFWNLIINIGIIGPLIILLLFLLPVIFRRLGSAVRVAQREIHTLHLLNEKTG; encoded by the coding sequence ATGTCTCCCTTTGCCATCCTTTATTCAGGTACGACAGGAACTTTAAACATCATACCTAATGGTTCAATTTATGATATTTCCTGCAAGGATTGTTACCTAACTAATTGTTTGAATTCCATAACTAACCCTAAAACTTTCGTTATCCTTCGCCAACCATCTCATGTACTCTTGCCTGTAAATCTTTCTTCACCCTGGTATGAAGACCCTGCTCTTTTTGCATTAGAACATATTGCTGACTCCCTTTCTCGTCCCAAAAGGTTTGTAGCTGCAATTTTTCTAGGCATAGCTGCCTTGATAGCAATAATTACCACAGTAGCTGCTTCAGCCACAGCCTTAACTCAACAAATACACACTGCTCATCATGTTAATTCCCTATCTAAGAATGTTTCTATGGCTTTAATTACTCAGGAAGGAATTGATCAAGGATTGACAGATAGAATAAATGTCTTAGAGGAGGCTATACTATACATGGGTAATCAGACTCAGAATATTAAGACACATTTAACAGCATCATGTCATGCTGACTATAAATGGATCTGTGTCACTCCTTTGCCTTTCAATGGATCAGATATGTCCTGGGATCAAGTGCAAGCTCACCTGAGAAGTGTCTGGAATAGTTCCCAACTAGGTATAAATATAGGTACACTACATTATCAGATCAGTGCTATCAGTCACTCTAGATTCCAGGTTTCCTCTGCAGCTGAAGTGGCCAGTTATTTTGCTAACTCAGTAAAGGATTTTGTGTATAACAACTCCTTTTGGAACCTTATTATTAATATCGGAATTATAGGACCATTGATCATTTTACTCTTATTTTTGCTTCCAGTCATCTTCAGACGTTTAGGATCAGCTGTACGAGTTGCCCAGAGAGAGATTCACACACTGCATTTACTAAACGAAAAAACGGGATGA